The sequence ATCACCTGAAAGTTGTGAATTATATGAAATTGACTATGCAGTAAGGGCTTTGAGATCCCGAAATTACATAACCAGGGTATACGATCGGAATTAACGACCAATTATTTCACAGACATCCTATCATAGTAAACACGCAAACGAAACGATTAATGTTGTTTTAGTAGAACGGAATTCAAACAGGGATTTGGCCCTGTATTTCTCATCTCCGCAATGGTACATCTTGCCTCACCGAGATAATGGCAGTCCATGATTTTAATTGACCAGAACTTCACTTTAGAAACGCCCGTTAGCTTCAAGTCCTGCCAATGATGGAAAAGATCATGATTGCAGGCACAGCAAGAACAAGAATCATAGTACAATCCAGGTGTCAAACACGTGCATATGGTGGTTATTATCAATGTGAAAAAAGATGTATTGTTTCCGAGTTCTGACCCTAAGTTTCTTGAGGATTTGAATGTGTATGTTTGCCATCTAGTCCGCATGTGAGATAGCAGATGTAAATTTACCATCTTGACAAGCTAGGCAACAAAATCATTTGCAATTACAAGAAACAGCTTGAATTTCCTCATACATGGTATGATCAAACTTCTGTACCTGCATCACCTTGTAATTACCAGATAAATCGACTAACTTTAGAAGGGCACAGATGGTGGTAAGGAAAAACAAGATGGAAAtttatattctcattttcctATTGTTTGGGGATGAAATAGTTTCCCAACCTTGTTAGCTGTGGTGGGAGGAAACTAGGATTAAAACAGATTCTTTACCACATTTTagacaaaatattagttaaaagATAACAAGCAACAGAATTTCGTTCCATCTTCCACCAATATCCTAGCTGTAGAAACTATACAAGATTGATATCTTTAGAATTGTTTTGTTTCTTCCGCTCAACCTTCCGTACACCGTTGGCAAATCCAGTGTTTTGGTAAAGGGGAACTAGGTGGACGGGAAGATAGAAAAGACacagaaatttatttttcactgtTAGTTTGGAAACCGGGATTGCTCATAATTATGAGTAACACTTGAGGCATAactatatttacataaaatccCTGCTCAGAAAGTGTGTGACTGATCATGTTTCCTATTTCCTCCATACACATACACAAGAAACGAAAACAACTTTGCTTCAAACAAAATGCAAAGTCAAATAGATGAGTAGCTTAAGTTGAACTTCATGTTTCTCAAACTTAaatctacaataaatcaagTCAAGAACAGTTGAAACGAGCTTTTACACAGGGTTAATTCCAGATGAACTAATCGTGACAACGACAATGCGCATATGAGCTGAGTTTTTGCATCAATTCGGATTTGTTCACtttcaaaagaacaaagatCGATCCGTTCTACATATTCCCATCACTATTCTCTTTCAGGCACTCCTATTTCCCTCTCCACCCACAAAAGTCACACACATCTCAAGCATAAAtcaagagaaacaaaaatgtcAACTTGCACTATCCCCCTCCTAGAGTAGTGCTTTCTATTGTCCGTATGAAATGATACACTATGAACCACTAAACGGAAATATGACAAATCCCACTATGTAGCATGGGACAAGCTCTTATCTACATCTAGTCATATTTCTTATACTTGATTATATTGTAAAATTCTAGCCAACGAATCCAGCCAGACCTGAACCAAACCAATCGCACAAGGGTGATTTGTGCACAGGTCATGAAGAATTACTAATCACATGAGAATTACGGCGTATTAGACTTGCTATGACCAGGTCTACTTAAGAAACTTTCCCAATTATCAGTTACCACTAACAGCAAGAACTGCCAATATTAGCATACATACTGAATCAAGACAATCTTGCagcacaaaatatttatcacaaaGAGTGGAAATCGGGAACAATACCTGGACTGCACCTAATCTGGCACTTGCGATCGCAGCGAGCAGTAAGCCTAGCTGATAATTCcccaaaaaaaagtaaaaatcagAAATCACAAGGGCAAAGAAAACCCACCAAAAATCATGAACCAAAAAGGGAAATGAGGAAGAGTAGAGAGTAATTTACGATCAGGTTGGACGCAGGCAGTAGAACAGCCGTCGTAACAGTCGGAAGCGTCGGACTTAACAGAGTCCATATTTGCtgaaattaacaaaagaacCATGGTTAACACTATCACCatcttcttctccatttctCCTCAATCCTTCCTTCCTTCAGTTTGCTGCTTCTGTATTTGTCGCAAATGCCTTTTGTAGACATACCCGACGCCGCAAGATTTGACggctttttgaaaatttgactGCATTAACGGGAAACCGCGGCGGACGCCGACAGCCACCAGTTCTGAACATGGTGGGACTGGGGCATTAGGAAAaggataatattaaaaataaaaatgcttattccttatttatatataaatattaaaaaagcaatttttttttaatttatttattcttttaacagCAAATtttattctctccaaaaaattaaagtaaatatatttctcttaaaaaaaaagaaattaaagtaaatatatttcaatttattgttatttgtatgttattataaataaaaataaaaaatatgttatctttcaaaatatttatttattgtgagaaaaagaaaatacaatgaGTTTTGCCTTATATTGTGTTTGAAAATACGTATTTGTagctaaaattttcaaatttataataataaatcagtaaaatTTTCCGTCCtgtgtgtaaatatatatttgttgtactttgatcctttatcttttgaaCAAACgcatttaattgaaaatttttgcgTAATGGTCGCTCGCAGAAAATACTAATGTAATAAGAATAGAATAAAACGAAATTTTTCACAAGAAAACCAcacattctcatttttcaaaccggagtttggataattatatatctgatcaaatgatttgaaaccgtttaatttttattttaaattatttttaataccatatatatacgtaatcatttgaaattctaTTCTCAACTAATTCGGACAAATTTAAATCCATTCCCAAAACAAAGTCTTGGAAAGATTCAATATATACAGACCATGTTCTAAGACACAGGCGGTGTTCtgtaaaaacaatatatatatttatatacacataccACGTGAAAGAATAAagtgtaatttactttttttgtaatttaaattacaagggttaaattgtattttatttttttatagagatttttttgtatttctttattaacacaagggataaattgtatttaatccaatttacaacagaaaaattcaattcgatCATTGATTGGCTCGCAAGGGACTGCAATGTGTTGTACGgaaaatctaaaaatttacattaaatgtTACATGACTActattctattaattttttttgtccatTTAAATCAGTTTGAAAAAAGGGTTACCTAAATCTAGtttctttggtttttttttttaatagaaaatctaATATCATTTACGATTATGGGTATATGTAAAGACCACCTAGAATTTCGGAGCTAGCATGAGAATCCCTTTTGTCTTCTTCTCTTTCCTCCTCCGCGTCCGCCTCCTTTTCAGCGGCATGTCGACGGCCACTTGATGCTCTTGATTTTCCGGCATCAGCTGGGACACCTTCTTCAATTCCTTGCCTTTTCCCCATAACACAACGTATAGTCCGCCCACGATCAGTATGGCCCCCAGCACCCTGCACCAACCATTATATTTATCGTGTAATTGATTCACATCTGAATAGTCTCGATCCAAACTAGAATGACCCAATTTGACTCCATACATTAAAAGacgaaattatacttttagtcccatagaATATAATGAAGTTACACACTTTTAACATTTTACTTTAggagattttcaaaatggtatcaaaatttaaaaaaattaacacatttaatcttatattttatcgGTTTTCAAAGTAGttctaaaattagaaaaaactCGACACATTTATTCCCATAAATCCTGTAAATTAAGCAGAATGCTTAATGTattgaattttctcaattttaaaaactttttgaaaattttgtaatataagggactaaaaattttgaacccTCTACATATTTTGAACTcggactaaaagtgtaattttggcAAGAAAGTAGTGATTGATACTTGGATTTAACATACATTCCAAGATGAAGCTTCTCTTCCAAGAACAAAGATCCAGCAATGGCCACAATGACAAGCATCAGCGGGTTGAATATCGACACGAACAGCGGCCCTCTCATCCGCACACACCAGGCTACCAGGGTAAACATCAGTCCTGACCCGACAACCCCCTGTCCAAATTTCAGCAAAGAAATCAGATCAACACTAAATTACCTCGTACGAACTATAAGTCTGATGatcacatgcatgcatggATAAAGAATGTAATAAAGACactatatatcaaaataatttataacaccTACAGCAACAGCTACTGTAAGAAGCCTTATATCCCACCCAAGAATCCAGTTGCTCCAATCCCTCTCCATGCAAAGAGCAAACGCGACGCTCTGAAGCGATCCCCACACCGTCATCATGGCCGTGATGGAATAAGGGCACGGGTAGTGCTCCGAGGCCTTAGCCTGCTCAAAAAGAGATTAAAACCATGTATCGTTTTCTCCATGTTTGGAAATCAAACTATGAATGTAAGAAAAACGTTTGTTTATCAGACACCTGAACGATCAGCCAGAGTGAGTAGCAGACACAACTAGCCAGGGCTAGAAAGGCACCCAAAACGAGGTTATGACCGGGCACGTGGCTCTGCTCAGCTTGATGATGTGTCTTGGTCATTTCGAGGAGGTTTATGTTTGTGTTCCAAAGATTGAGCTCTGGGCCTTTGTATAATGTGAGGAGCATCGCTCCGCCTATGCCCATTATGGTACCAAGAACCTTTGCTTTACCTGCCGATGTGTTGAAGCCCAGTCGTTCTAACCTgaattattaatgtatatgtaagaaagtttgagaaaattaatgaaaaatgatgatgatgatgagacaaagattttaatattgtaattgcATGCCTTAAGCAAATGGCAACGAGGAATGTAATGGCTGGAATGAGATTGGTCATGGCAGAGGCAAAAGTTGCAGAAGTGAGAGAGAGGCTCTTCAAGTATAGGTTTTGGCCCAGTGATCCCCTGTAAATTTGATCAGGAAGAACTGGTTTAGTACACAAAAAGCCCTTGAAATTAGAGAAACaatccaaatattaattatcatggattaaaattaaacttatagGAAAAAAggagattatatttttaatctcatataATAGAGAATTCAACACTTTTTGTTCTTTactttacattaatttttaaaatggttcCAAGGAAATCTCATCCCGTGAAGTAGAgaactaaattttttcaattttttggacCAATTTGGAAATTCTGTGAAGATAGAGACCGAATgtgtctaattttttttttaattttgaaaattgcgTAAAATATATGACTAAATGTAATAAACTCGCCATtctatgggactaaaaatataattttgtcagaattaaaattatacgtatttatatttgatagaaatttatatttgtatgtgTAACccatgaaataaataaatacccTAAACTTGAAATTTAGTTTTCAAGTTAAAAAATTCGAAATTCCTGatgaaatcaacaaattctTGCATTATAAATTGAggaaattatacaaaaactccatcccaaaaattatttttttatattcaaataatttcataaattttcttttctctatcTACAGAAGTTTCCAAAAGTTGTTTTTTTGCAGACATATATACTAAAGGTGaatttctcatttaatttcaaacaatCAACAAATGAATCACTTCAAGAAAatatgtcaaattaaatagggcaaaagacaattttcgtcccacagCTATAGGCCATTTTCGTTTTAATCCCGTAAGTatctagggtttcaatttggtcccgtaaaactgaaaaattcgcaattttagtccaaatttcgccggaaaattttgtgggtcgccggaaaaagtcacatgcgatgcatgtgacttttaaaattgggggctcGATCTTGATTGGCTGGAGAAGCTGATGTGGCGCATATGTGGCGCATacgtggaaattaaaaaaaaaaaacgacgAAAATCGAGCTCGCGACCGTCGGCAAAGGCGGAGGATGGCTTTCGTCAAATCTTTGCACAGAGGTGACGAGCAGGTGGTTCGTTCGGACGAAGGAGAATACGCCGGCGGAAGGTGCAGTCGCGGCGGACGATGATTGAGATCTTCAAAACGATGGATCTTTGCacctagttgatgaaaatggatgagaCTAGTCCCATTAAAACCGCAGTGAGGAGACGAATCCAATGGTACCAATCCGCGATCGTGGGTCGTCCTGTCGCCGGCGAATCGACAGTAATTGTCCGCGGCGGTCAATTTCAAAGCCCAGTCGCTGTCGTGGTGGGATCTCAAAATTGGTTGAGGGGTTTTGTTCTCCTTGATGTGGGGAATCGAATGGTATATGTGGTGGCCAGAAATTCCAAGTAACGGCGGCGGAATTGAAGAGAGAAGGTGGCGGCGACTGGCGGGCGATTTTTAATCCACATcagtcgtttttttttttttttaattttcacatatgcgccacatcagcttctccagccaatcaggatcgagcccccaattttaaaagtcacatgcatcgcatgtgacCTTTTCCGACGACCCACAAAATTTTTCGGcgaaatttggactgaaattgcgaatttttcagttttacgggatcaaattgaaaccctagatacttacgggactaaaacgaaaatggcacctcaatataattttatatatttcaaatttctttaactaatttcttaattaagatGAAGCCAAGCAAGATGGagccaagaaaaaattaataaaataaaagtaactataattaatatttaatggtagatatatatatatatatgtgtgtgtgtgtgtgtgtgagattGTAAGAGTCACCTGTCGATCGTCACCAAAACTGCAGTTACAAAGGTACAATTTACACGgcaataattaaattccaaCCACATTTCACACACTTAGCCAAATTTTTGTGGATCAACACTCTTCATCTTCAAAAGGGTCACTTTTCTATATACGAATCTGTATGTAAAGCTTTTgaggggtggggggggggggggggggggggggggggggtacgTAGAGAACTTACCCGAACAAACCACAAAGAAAGCCATAGAACCCTATCTTCCATGTCAACTTGGGCCTCTTTTTCCTAAACCATCAAACAAAAAGCATTCAAGAAAAGttaattctattttgaacaggtttcatttcatttaaaatatacaagaaTCGTACGGAAAGCcgattcttgaattttcttgcatgcaaattagagaaaaaaggGGGGGAAATTAAAACTCAACCTTTcgacaaaaaatgcaataggAAGAATAAAAGCAGCACCAAACATAAATCTGTAGCCCACCAAGATGGGGAGACGCATGCCGTCATTTGCAGCAAGTTTATATCCGACATTGACGACTGCGATTATGGCTTTAACCATTACCATAATCAGAGTCGGCTTCAGCCCGTGTAGATTATTGCAAATCTTTGCCCCTGCAtccatctttctttcttcaatcTCTCTCCTCAAGACtcagagagatagagagagagtatgaagaagaagaagaagaaggaattaataatatctttcTTCAATCTCTCTCCCCTCAAGACTCTGATCAATCTTTAACAGAAGACACTGCGCGATCTGTGTCTGCTTTAATTATAGTCAAGAACAGAAGAATTattctagagagagaagacAGTGAAGAATCAGTAGTAATTGTATGTTGCCTCAGTCTCTCCGCAAGACTGACTGATCTGCAGACAGTTCTGCATGCGTGTCTGTGTCTGTGTTCTGTGTCTTCTTTAAATACAGAGAAGAAGGGAAGAATTaatctagagagagagagtgagagaagaagaagaaaacaagaaggtGTATATCTAGCGTAAGTTGTTGCTTGTCATTCAAGAATAGGGATCGGGAGGGGTTTTTTCATATGAACAGGAAAAGTTCAAAGTAGGTATATACACATGCATGTAttaatagagagagagagagagagggattTTGTGCTGGTCTAGTGCCGCTCTTGTTCCTCAATCTTGAAAAACAACatttatagagagagagagagagtattcTTGCAAAatctgagagagagagtgtcTGCGTGTATTCTTGCAaagttagagagagagagaaaggcaatgtttggattcatgtttttaatattttaatattaacttcataatatatatatatagtaaaaacataataatacgATTATggatattgaataatttatccatatcttattataatatatagtacGTAATTCTCAACAATTCTAACTTAATTGTACATAACTATTGatagtattaaattttgtaaaaaatattatttgataaaaataaaaataaaaattaaaagttacccgttgactctttttttttttatatatatttgatgtggGATTAAGAAGAAGTGCtaggaaaatataaaaaatgcccttcattaaggCCGTTTTAGTCATTTAAGCAAGGATCCGCGCATTTTCCATCGGTTGGATCGAAAGGACCGGACCCGGGTCTGTCTGCCCTTAAAGACCCGGACAATTGTAGCCGTCCAATTATGGACGCCGGCCAGTAGGATGTGACCACGTGGCTGGTCAATGCTACCTTGTTGTACCCTATATATAGACCCAAAACGCCGCAATTAAAGGTAACTGTTCTAcatttattgagatcgaacCTTGTGATCGCAcacttttctctcgatcaacctaacttgagtgtcggagggtcattgtcgagGACGTGACCGACGAGCTCATTGTTCTTGTCTTATTCTCAGGGAACTCAAAATCTGATCTCGGAGGAGTTAGCTATCTGTGACGAGTTCGTGTCTCGAGATCGTTGAATTCGAGCCggatcaatattttttgtgtagGAAATAgttctgcttttttttttttctttctttttatttggtaaatttgcataatcctaaaatatttttaaatactcaCTAATTAacctttttcattaaaatcttgataataaattaaaattcctcattataaatagtaattatttcaaacaatGTGAACCTTAGAATTGCGTACGTCGTTTGAGTCCTAATGAAACTTATGACGTTAGCACTTGCATACATATGAGGTCAAAATTGTTGACCTTAGTTGGTATTAATTGTGTAAGATTTCTGTGAACCAAAACCCTAaatcatgtgatttttttaaaaaaattgtcccTTGATTTCAACACATTTTCTTGATGATTGACAGATCTTCTGttggaaataaattttaaaattttcatattttttaaaatactgtcattattttattatttcataattttcaataatgaCCCATTATGTTGCGAGTTGATTATCGTATTCATTATATGATCATTggacttttaatatttattttatgacccgtcactagaaaaaatataatttttcactatGGTTAATAACCATGATAATAAAAGGTTATAGTGGATACTTATTAATCACGATTGCTCAATAGCCATTGGCATTATTTCTACAAACAAGGCCAGAACATttactatagttaaaaaattataacaaatattttgatcataaaaaaatctatggTGATTGTTGGTCAAAAGTTAGTTTTTGTATcgattttgtttgattataGTAGATAGTATTGTTCTATTATGATATTTAAGTCCTAGTAATTTATAGCATGgggaat comes from Sesamum indicum cultivar Zhongzhi No. 13 linkage group LG10, S_indicum_v1.0, whole genome shotgun sequence and encodes:
- the LOC105172817 gene encoding WAT1-related protein At1g68170-like codes for the protein MDAGAKICNNLHGLKPTLIMVMVKAIIAVVNVGYKLAANDGMRLPILVGYRFMFGAAFILPIAFFVERKKRPKLTWKIGFYGFLCGLFGGSLGQNLYLKSLSLTSATFASAMTNLIPAITFLVAICLRLERLGFNTSAGKAKVLGTIMGIGGAMLLTLYKGPELNLWNTNINLLEMTKTHHQAEQSHVPGHNLVLGAFLALASCVCYSLWLIVQAKASEHYPCPYSITAMMTVWGSLQSVAFALCMERDWSNWILGWDIRLLTVAVAGVVGSGLMFTLVAWCVRMRGPLFVSIFNPLMLVIVAIAGSLFLEEKLHLGMVLGAILIVGGLYVVLWGKGKELKKVSQLMPENQEHQVAVDMPLKRRRTRRRKEKKTKGILMLAPKF